Proteins found in one Hevea brasiliensis isolate MT/VB/25A 57/8 chromosome 18, ASM3005281v1, whole genome shotgun sequence genomic segment:
- the LOC110667215 gene encoding pectin acetylesterase 11 isoform X2: MQWDVCPRYLKTKTSVSLVLLSEEMGDSRFSHQWCYLLFLVCLLLLIRAEGGGIPITIVETAKAKGAVCLDGSPPAYHLQRGSGSGINNWLVHMEGGGWCDDITSCLERKNTYKGSSSKMEKTMGFSGILGSKQAANPDFYNWNRIKIKYCDGSSFTGDVEAVDPKTQLYFRGERVWQAVIDDLLAKGMKNAQNAILSGCSAGGLAAILHCDKFKSLLPATARVKCVSDAGYFIHGKDVAGGFEIENFFGGIVGLHGSVKSLPPSCTSKNKPELCFFPQYVTQTMQTPLFVINSGYDFWQLKNIMAPSAADPKGAWKSCKLDLTKCSADQLKTVQDYRLQFLSALNTGAGSNPSNGYFIDSCYAHCQSGSATVWLADKSPVVANTKIGKAVGDWFYDRANFRKIDCPYPCNPTCVKLDSDS; this comes from the exons ATGCAATGGGATGTTTGCCCACGTTATCTAAAGACGAAAACAAGCGTCTCTCTtgtccttttgtctgaag AAATGGGTGATTCAAGATTTAGTCATCAGTGGTGTTATCTTTTATTTCTAGTCTGTTTATTATTGCTGATCAGAGCAGAAGGAGGTGGCATTCCTATTACTATTGTTGAAACTGCAAAAGCTAAAGGAGCTG TATGTTTGGATGGAAGTCCACCAGCTTATCACTTGCAAAGGGGATCTGGTTCTGGAATTAATAACTGGTTGGTTCACATGGAG GGAGGAGGATGGTGTGATGATATCACAAGCTGCCTGGAAAGAAAGAACACATACAAGGGTTCATCATCGAAAATGGAGAAGACAATGGGTTTCTCTGGCATACTAGGGAGCAAGCAAGCAGCTAATCCTG ATTTTTACAACTGGAATAGAATCAAGATTAAGTACTGTGATGGGTCATCGTTTACTGGTGATGTGGAAGCAGTTGATCCC AAAACTCAACTGTACTTCAGAGGAGAAAGAGTTTGGCAGGCTGTTATCGATGATTTATTGGCCAAAGGCATGAAAAATGCTCAGAAT GCTATTCTTTCAGGCTGCTCGGCTGGTGGATTGGCTGCTATTCTGCATTGTGATAAATTCAAATCTCTCCTACCTGCAACTGCTAGAGTAAAATGTGTTTCAGATGCTGGTTATTTTATTCATGG AAAGGATGTTGCTGGTGGGTTCGAAATCGAAAACTTCTTTGGTGGAATAGTTGGTTTACAT GGGTCAGTAAAGAGTCTTCCTCCCTCTTGCACTTCAAAAAATAAACCAGAATTG TGTTTCTTCCCACAATACGTAACTCAGACTATGCAAACTCCACTATTTGTGATAAATTCAGGCTATGATTTCTGGCAG TTAAAGAATATTATGGCACCTAGCGCTGCTGATCCAAAAGGAGCCTGGAAGAGCTGCAAACTTGACCTAACTAAGTGCTCAGCTGATCAACTCAAAACTGTGCAAG ATTACAGGTTGCAATTCTTAAGTGCATTGAACACTGGAGCTGGCAGCAATCCTTCAAATGGATATTTCATAGATTCTTGCTATGCACACTGCCAATCTGGATCAGCTACTGTCTGGTTAGCAGATAAGTCTCCAGTAGTGGCCAATACA AAAATCGGTAAGGCAGTTGGAGACTGGTTTTACGATCGAGCCAACTTCCGGAAGATCGATTGCCCTTACCCTTGCAACCCAACTTGTGTCAAACTTGATTCTGATTCATAA
- the LOC110667215 gene encoding pectin acetylesterase 11 isoform X1: protein MQWDVCPRYLKTKTSVSLVLLSEEMGDSRFSHQWCYLLFLVCLLLLIRAEGGGIPITIVETAKAKGAVCLDGSPPAYHLQRGSGSGINNWLVHMEGGGWCDDITSCLERKNTYKGSSSKMEKTMGFSGILGSKQAANPDFYNWNRIKIKYCDGSSFTGDVEAVDPKTQLYFRGERVWQAVIDDLLAKGMKNAQNAILSGCSAGGLAAILHCDKFKSLLPATARVKCVSDAGYFIHGKDVAGGFEIENFFGGIVGLHGSVKSLPPSCTSKNKPELCFFPQYVTQTMQTPLFVINSGYDFWQLKNIMAPSAADPKGAWKSCKLDLTKCSADQLKTVQDYRLQFLSALNTGAGSNPSNGYFIDSCYAHCQSGSATVWLADKSPVVANTVSKRLLYLHLHSCFPDSLLLHLHRFFLLTYLFSVFKSSFI, encoded by the exons ATGCAATGGGATGTTTGCCCACGTTATCTAAAGACGAAAACAAGCGTCTCTCTtgtccttttgtctgaag AAATGGGTGATTCAAGATTTAGTCATCAGTGGTGTTATCTTTTATTTCTAGTCTGTTTATTATTGCTGATCAGAGCAGAAGGAGGTGGCATTCCTATTACTATTGTTGAAACTGCAAAAGCTAAAGGAGCTG TATGTTTGGATGGAAGTCCACCAGCTTATCACTTGCAAAGGGGATCTGGTTCTGGAATTAATAACTGGTTGGTTCACATGGAG GGAGGAGGATGGTGTGATGATATCACAAGCTGCCTGGAAAGAAAGAACACATACAAGGGTTCATCATCGAAAATGGAGAAGACAATGGGTTTCTCTGGCATACTAGGGAGCAAGCAAGCAGCTAATCCTG ATTTTTACAACTGGAATAGAATCAAGATTAAGTACTGTGATGGGTCATCGTTTACTGGTGATGTGGAAGCAGTTGATCCC AAAACTCAACTGTACTTCAGAGGAGAAAGAGTTTGGCAGGCTGTTATCGATGATTTATTGGCCAAAGGCATGAAAAATGCTCAGAAT GCTATTCTTTCAGGCTGCTCGGCTGGTGGATTGGCTGCTATTCTGCATTGTGATAAATTCAAATCTCTCCTACCTGCAACTGCTAGAGTAAAATGTGTTTCAGATGCTGGTTATTTTATTCATGG AAAGGATGTTGCTGGTGGGTTCGAAATCGAAAACTTCTTTGGTGGAATAGTTGGTTTACAT GGGTCAGTAAAGAGTCTTCCTCCCTCTTGCACTTCAAAAAATAAACCAGAATTG TGTTTCTTCCCACAATACGTAACTCAGACTATGCAAACTCCACTATTTGTGATAAATTCAGGCTATGATTTCTGGCAG TTAAAGAATATTATGGCACCTAGCGCTGCTGATCCAAAAGGAGCCTGGAAGAGCTGCAAACTTGACCTAACTAAGTGCTCAGCTGATCAACTCAAAACTGTGCAAG ATTACAGGTTGCAATTCTTAAGTGCATTGAACACTGGAGCTGGCAGCAATCCTTCAAATGGATATTTCATAGATTCTTGCTATGCACACTGCCAATCTGGATCAGCTACTGTCTGGTTAGCAGATAAGTCTCCAGTAGTGGCCAATACAGTAAGTAAAAGACTGCTATATCTCCATCTTCATTCTTGCTTCCCAGATTCATTACTATTACATTTGCACCGATTCTTTCTTCTTACGTacttattttcagtttttaagtCCTCTTTTATCTGA
- the LOC110667215 gene encoding pectin acetylesterase 11 isoform X3: protein MGDSRFSHQWCYLLFLVCLLLLIRAEGGGIPITIVETAKAKGAVCLDGSPPAYHLQRGSGSGINNWLVHMEGGGWCDDITSCLERKNTYKGSSSKMEKTMGFSGILGSKQAANPDFYNWNRIKIKYCDGSSFTGDVEAVDPKTQLYFRGERVWQAVIDDLLAKGMKNAQNAILSGCSAGGLAAILHCDKFKSLLPATARVKCVSDAGYFIHGKDVAGGFEIENFFGGIVGLHGSVKSLPPSCTSKNKPELCFFPQYVTQTMQTPLFVINSGYDFWQLKNIMAPSAADPKGAWKSCKLDLTKCSADQLKTVQDYRLQFLSALNTGAGSNPSNGYFIDSCYAHCQSGSATVWLADKSPVVANTVSKRLLYLHLHSCFPDSLLLHLHRFFLLTYLFSVFKSSFI from the exons ATGGGTGATTCAAGATTTAGTCATCAGTGGTGTTATCTTTTATTTCTAGTCTGTTTATTATTGCTGATCAGAGCAGAAGGAGGTGGCATTCCTATTACTATTGTTGAAACTGCAAAAGCTAAAGGAGCTG TATGTTTGGATGGAAGTCCACCAGCTTATCACTTGCAAAGGGGATCTGGTTCTGGAATTAATAACTGGTTGGTTCACATGGAG GGAGGAGGATGGTGTGATGATATCACAAGCTGCCTGGAAAGAAAGAACACATACAAGGGTTCATCATCGAAAATGGAGAAGACAATGGGTTTCTCTGGCATACTAGGGAGCAAGCAAGCAGCTAATCCTG ATTTTTACAACTGGAATAGAATCAAGATTAAGTACTGTGATGGGTCATCGTTTACTGGTGATGTGGAAGCAGTTGATCCC AAAACTCAACTGTACTTCAGAGGAGAAAGAGTTTGGCAGGCTGTTATCGATGATTTATTGGCCAAAGGCATGAAAAATGCTCAGAAT GCTATTCTTTCAGGCTGCTCGGCTGGTGGATTGGCTGCTATTCTGCATTGTGATAAATTCAAATCTCTCCTACCTGCAACTGCTAGAGTAAAATGTGTTTCAGATGCTGGTTATTTTATTCATGG AAAGGATGTTGCTGGTGGGTTCGAAATCGAAAACTTCTTTGGTGGAATAGTTGGTTTACAT GGGTCAGTAAAGAGTCTTCCTCCCTCTTGCACTTCAAAAAATAAACCAGAATTG TGTTTCTTCCCACAATACGTAACTCAGACTATGCAAACTCCACTATTTGTGATAAATTCAGGCTATGATTTCTGGCAG TTAAAGAATATTATGGCACCTAGCGCTGCTGATCCAAAAGGAGCCTGGAAGAGCTGCAAACTTGACCTAACTAAGTGCTCAGCTGATCAACTCAAAACTGTGCAAG ATTACAGGTTGCAATTCTTAAGTGCATTGAACACTGGAGCTGGCAGCAATCCTTCAAATGGATATTTCATAGATTCTTGCTATGCACACTGCCAATCTGGATCAGCTACTGTCTGGTTAGCAGATAAGTCTCCAGTAGTGGCCAATACAGTAAGTAAAAGACTGCTATATCTCCATCTTCATTCTTGCTTCCCAGATTCATTACTATTACATTTGCACCGATTCTTTCTTCTTACGTacttattttcagtttttaagtCCTCTTTTATCTGA
- the LOC110667216 gene encoding pectin acetylesterase 8 isoform X2 — translation MFVSFIIIIIIIIIAILWFTYVYLILALFFFNVTFCVKYSHLLACRMVDSRMGLWLNLLVFVLLLMKIEGFYVGITYLNNAVEKGAVCLDGSPPAYHLDKGFGTGINSWLVHFEGGGWCNNVTTCLARKKTRLGSSKQMVTQLPFSGIMHNRRKFNPDFYNWNRVKIRYCDGASFTGDVQEVNPATNLHFRGARIFLAVIEDLLAKGMKNAENALLSGCSAGGLASILHCDSFRALLPMGTKVKCLSDAGYFINVKDVSGAPHIQTFFSQVVSLHGSAKNLPLSCTSRLNPALCFFPQYVVQQIRTPLFVLNAAYDSWQIKNILAPSVADPSGTWKGCKHDIEKCSPIQLRTVQDFRLQFLSALYRSANSSSQGLYIDSCYTHCQTEMQETWFMADSPELSKT, via the exons atgtttgtttcatttattattattattattattattattattgccattctctggttcacttatgtttatttaattttggctctctttttttttaatgttacTTTCTGTGTAAAGTATTCGCATTTGCTTGCTTGCAGGATGGTAGATTCAAGAATGGGCCTATGGTTGAATCTTCTAGTTTTTGTTTTGTTGTTGATGAAGATAGAAGGCTTTTATGTGGGAATTACTTATTTGAACAATGCAGTCGAAAAAGGAGCTG TTTGTTTGGATGGAAGCCCTCCAGCATACCATTTAGATAAGGGGTTTGGTACAGGCATTAATAGTTGGTTGGTTCACTTTGAG GGAGGAGGATGGTGCAACAATGTAACAACTTGCCTTGCCCGCAAAAAGACTCGTTTAGGTTCATCTAAGCAAATGGTCACACAACTTCCTTTCTCTGGGATTATGCACAACAGGCGGAAATTTAATCCAG ATTTCTACAATTGGAATAGAGTTAAGATCAGATACTGTGATGGGGCTTCTTTTACTGGTGATGTGCAAGAAGTCAATCCT GCTACTAACCTTCACTTCAGAGGAGCAAGGATTTTTCTTGCTGTCATTGAGGATCTATTAGCTAAAGGAATGAAAAATGCTGAAAAT GCTCTTCTCTCTGGTTGTTCAGCTGGTGGACTGGCTTCCATTTTGCATTGTGATAGCTTCCGAGCTCTCCTACCTATGGGAACTAAAGTAAAATGCCTTTCAGATGCTGGTTATTTTATCAATGT GAAGGATGTTTCTGGAGCACCACACATACAAACCTTCTTCAGTCAAGTGGTTTCATTGCAT GGATCAGCAAAAAATTTACCTCTTTCCTGTACTTCAAGATTAAACCCTGCATTG TGTTTCTTCCCACAATATGTGGTGCAGCAAATACGAACACCCCTTTTTGTTCTAAATGCAGCATATGATTCATGGCAG ATTAAGAATATTTTGGCACCAAGTGTTGCTGATCCTAGTGGCACCTGGAAGGGCTGCAAGCATGACATAGAAAAATGCTCCCCTATTCAACTTAGAACAGTGCAAG ATTTTAGGTTGCAATTCTTGAGTGCATTGTATAGATCAGCCAACTCTTCTTCCCAAGGATTGTATATAGACTCTTGCTATACCCATTGCCAAACTGAAATGCAGGAGACATGGTTCATGGCTGACTCTCCAGAGCTTAGCAAAACG TAG
- the LOC110667216 gene encoding pectin acetylesterase 8 isoform X1, producing the protein MFVSFIIIIIIIIIAILWFTYVYLILALFFFNVTFCVKYSHLLACRMVDSRMGLWLNLLVFVLLLMKIEGFYVGITYLNNAVEKGAVCLDGSPPAYHLDKGFGTGINSWLVHFEGGGWCNNVTTCLARKKTRLGSSKQMVTQLPFSGIMHNRRKFNPDFYNWNRVKIRYCDGASFTGDVQEVNPATNLHFRGARIFLAVIEDLLAKGMKNAENALLSGCSAGGLASILHCDSFRALLPMGTKVKCLSDAGYFINVKDVSGAPHIQTFFSQVVSLHGSAKNLPLSCTSRLNPALCFFPQYVVQQIRTPLFVLNAAYDSWQIKNILAPSVADPSGTWKGCKHDIEKCSPIQLRTVQDFRLQFLSALYRSANSSSQGLYIDSCYTHCQTEMQETWFMADSPELSKTKIAKAVGNWFYDRNPFQKIDCPYPCNPTCPIDNLFNQPNNLEV; encoded by the exons atgtttgtttcatttattattattattattattattattattgccattctctggttcacttatgtttatttaattttggctctctttttttttaatgttacTTTCTGTGTAAAGTATTCGCATTTGCTTGCTTGCAGGATGGTAGATTCAAGAATGGGCCTATGGTTGAATCTTCTAGTTTTTGTTTTGTTGTTGATGAAGATAGAAGGCTTTTATGTGGGAATTACTTATTTGAACAATGCAGTCGAAAAAGGAGCTG TTTGTTTGGATGGAAGCCCTCCAGCATACCATTTAGATAAGGGGTTTGGTACAGGCATTAATAGTTGGTTGGTTCACTTTGAG GGAGGAGGATGGTGCAACAATGTAACAACTTGCCTTGCCCGCAAAAAGACTCGTTTAGGTTCATCTAAGCAAATGGTCACACAACTTCCTTTCTCTGGGATTATGCACAACAGGCGGAAATTTAATCCAG ATTTCTACAATTGGAATAGAGTTAAGATCAGATACTGTGATGGGGCTTCTTTTACTGGTGATGTGCAAGAAGTCAATCCT GCTACTAACCTTCACTTCAGAGGAGCAAGGATTTTTCTTGCTGTCATTGAGGATCTATTAGCTAAAGGAATGAAAAATGCTGAAAAT GCTCTTCTCTCTGGTTGTTCAGCTGGTGGACTGGCTTCCATTTTGCATTGTGATAGCTTCCGAGCTCTCCTACCTATGGGAACTAAAGTAAAATGCCTTTCAGATGCTGGTTATTTTATCAATGT GAAGGATGTTTCTGGAGCACCACACATACAAACCTTCTTCAGTCAAGTGGTTTCATTGCAT GGATCAGCAAAAAATTTACCTCTTTCCTGTACTTCAAGATTAAACCCTGCATTG TGTTTCTTCCCACAATATGTGGTGCAGCAAATACGAACACCCCTTTTTGTTCTAAATGCAGCATATGATTCATGGCAG ATTAAGAATATTTTGGCACCAAGTGTTGCTGATCCTAGTGGCACCTGGAAGGGCTGCAAGCATGACATAGAAAAATGCTCCCCTATTCAACTTAGAACAGTGCAAG ATTTTAGGTTGCAATTCTTGAGTGCATTGTATAGATCAGCCAACTCTTCTTCCCAAGGATTGTATATAGACTCTTGCTATACCCATTGCCAAACTGAAATGCAGGAGACATGGTTCATGGCTGACTCTCCAGAGCTTAGCAAAACG AAAATTGCCAAGGCAGTTGGAAATTGGTTTTATGACAGGAATCCTTTCCAAAAGATTGATTGTCCTTACCCTTGCAATCCAACCTGCCCCATCGACAACCTTTTCAATCAGCCAAATAACCTAGAAGTATAG